The Eublepharis macularius isolate TG4126 chromosome 12, MPM_Emac_v1.0, whole genome shotgun sequence genomic sequence tcaaccttgagccagttatctgaacccggcttccgccaggatcgaactcaggtcatgagcagaacttgggctgcagtactgccacttaccactctgcgccacgggcacctccccaagccctgccatCCCCAGGCTCTATCACCTAGTCTACAAGAAATtcttaacccagagttggcaacccctagCAGGACCCCTTCCAATTCAGCTGTTGCCATTCTCTCTCCTCCAAACCAGGTGCCATATATTCCAGCAAGTGCCAAACAAGTGGAGAACGTGATGCTGCTACTGGAAGGCCGCTCTGGAAAGATGGTGGATTTAGGATCAGGAGATGGCAGAATTGTAAGAACCAGAGGCTCTTTGAACATGATTTTTTAGAGGCTTGCTACAGGCCAGGGAGAAGGGTTCTAGGTGCCTTCTCCCCGCAATACTAGTTTTCTAtaaggaaggggtgtgtgtgtgtgcgtgcgtgtggaCAGACATTCTGTCATGTGAGCCCATCCCTGAGGTCTGAAGAGGTGCAACCCAGGTACAAGGATACCGCTTCGGCAAGTGTTTGAAGCAACCCTGGAGATTTCAGTAGTATATTTTAAGGAaacctgtccccccaccccatcccactgcttctccccatcaGTGGAGCCAAAGCACCCAACGCTCTGTCCCTCCTCATTTCTAAGGTATCCTTAAAGTCAGCACAGTAAGCTGAGCATGCCCAGTAAGGATTTCCAAACTCATGTGAACTGCTCATGCCCAGTAAGTCTTCCCAAACTTGTGCAAGTTGGGCCATATGCATATATCTGGGAATTAGGAGGAAAAGCGCATTCGGTGCCCTGGATCTGGGCAAAGGGTAGTGctatggaggaggaagagggactGGATGGCATAGAAGGAGGTGGGGGGATCTCCTGGACAAACTTCATTCGGAATGAGCAATCCTCCTCCCCTGTTCCCCCATGGCACTCTGGGAAATAGCAGCACTGTGGGAAACGCTGGGCCTCTTTGCTCCTTTGGGAAGAGGTGGCACCTCTCTTGTGAGTCCTGCCATCTTGTGAGGTGGCACCTCTCTTGTGAGTCCTGCCATCTTAAGGCCTTTGATACTCTGGCTGTGCTTCCAGGTCCTGGAGGCCTACAGACGAGGCTTCAGACCTGCTGTCGGCTACGAACTCAATCCGTGGCTGCTGCGGCTGTCCAACTATCGTGCCTGGAAGGCTGGGTGCTACAGCAAGGTTTCTTACTGCCGAGAGGATCTGTGGAAGGTAAGAGCTTCCAGGAAATGGCACGGAGGAATGGGGCACAGCAACAAGGTGCAAAAGCATGACAGCACTGAGACAGTCTCCTTCACTGTCCATCTACATGTCTTTTTTGTTTCACTGATATATCAAGAACTGAGGACTGGTTGGATTCAATCAGCAGAACCAAGTGGtaaaggccttttaaaaaaactatactgTTTCATGCTGCAGGGGAGAGAAGGCATTGCCTACGTGGCACGGAGGGGACTTCAGCTCAGCCTGAAGAATTCATTCTagccttctaagggccaagctaccagtgacgaatgacacttgaccgGCAAGTGgctcgagtggagcgcaagtggagggcaagcgaacagggagaaatacacttgccgttcaagtgtcattcgacacttgtagcttggccctaagactatttttctgtgtgcaaagaGTGAGCAGGGGGTCGTTGTTGTTTGTTTAATGGAGGAACAGTCTAAGTTCCTGTCTAAGTAGAGATGCTGGGGCCTTAGGCATTGGGTCATGTTAACTGTTCTGGCTGTTTCTTTTAAGGTGGATCTGTCAGACTGTTTTAATGTAACTGTGTTCCTGGCACCTAGTGTGGTAAGTACAATGTTTCTTCCTAAAACTGGCACAGGAAAAGCTAGACATTTGAGCCAGATCTCTAGAGAACTAATTAGTATAGTAGGACATACTTGAGCAGTAACAAAAAGATTAATCGAGGCTTGTAAATAACCACTgactcacaatgcaatcctaagaagagttaccgcGATGtatgtccactgaaatcaatgagcttagactggagtaactctactgaGGGTTGCACTGTACCAAtgcactcctaaacagagttacgccagtctaagcctgttgatttcagtgagtttggaccggagtaactctgtttaggattgccctgttaatcGTCTATGGTGAGGAAGGAGGATCTCTGGGTTACCAAAAAGCTTTACTGAGCTTGATTGTGAGGCCCACAAGCTAGGAAAACTATTTGAGGTTTAGTGCCCTTTGTACATTTATTCAGAAACTAGGATTAAGGCTGTTTTGGGAGTGACAGCTATGTTGCGCTTGCAGTGACTTTTTTCCACTGGCTTACTGCTGGCTGTGCCTATTCATGCCATTTGTGCATCATCAGAGGAGACAATagatggaggaaacatttccccctctttccacAATATCCCAACATGTGCTTAATAGCTTGTATCCAACTCTGTGCATGGAAGGTGCATGAAGTTTTCCAGTTCTCCTCCCCTTCCACCTACATAAAGAGCATTCCTGGAGTCACTGGATCTGcatggaggaaagggggaggcaaAGCGAGAAGGGAATGAAATTATCACCTCCTTCCCGGAGCGGAGCTTGCACTTGCAGAAGAAGCCGGAAGAGTGGTTTCATTCCATTGGCCTTCAAAGCTCCAGGCCTCCAAAccgtgagccaagctacaagtgacgcctgacccaggttggacacttgtcagcttccctcaagttctgatgggaaatgtaggcgtcctggtcttgcagctgtaatggagagccaagctgtaaaaccagggcgcctacatttcccatcaagacaaGCCTGGGAATGATCTTCCTGCAGGTCAGAAGGGGCCAGAGGAATGGAGAACATGCACAGATTGTAGATCACAGGCCCGGGAAGCTGACAGGTACTAGATTCACAACAGACAAGATAATGCAGTTCTTCCCGCAGTGCATAAGTGAATTATGGAATTCACTTCCTCAAGCAGTGGTGATGCCCGCTAACcttcaaaaggagaaaagaaaaataatcacAAAGGAGAAATCATCTGTGGCTGCTGAGCATGATGGACAAATGGTGGAATACCTGTGAATACCAGCTGCTGGACTGCAACCATAACTGGAGTCTTGGACTCCGTGCCAGCTTTATAGACCTTTGGCAAGGGGGGAGGGACATTTTTGGCTGCTGTGTGGAAACAGATCCAGAGGCGGTCTTACAGCAATTGCAGGGCCAGCACCAgcatttctggcgcctgaggcaactTCAGGGGTGTTGGTGCGCACGTGCACCCAGactgcgtgtgacgtcatcacgcagggcagggccacgggtggcctcccagccctcctgttcagttgccccatgccaTCCCAGCCGCCTACCGCGCCTGGCCCACAGTTgtgtggcggtggcagtggcggcagcagcacagagcaactgagcgggagggctgggaggctgcccgctcagctgctccacgctgccgccgccagcatgcgctcctggacaggcacagcagccgcgggccaggcgcagcaggtggctggggtggcacatGTGCATCCTCCCTCCGGCTCAGATgttccgcgcgccgccccagccacctgccgcccctggcccgcagctgtgtgccagtggtggcagcggtggcagcagcggcagcagcacagagctcctggccgggcgcagcagcacggggcaattgaTCTCAGTGGTGCGTGCCCCTGGCGCTCCCCTTGGTGCTTTAGCGCTTGAGGCAGCTGCCGgcccggcctcaatgggcacgctggccctgAGCAACTGACACTGACTTTTCACAATTAACCCTTCTTCTCATCTCGCCCTGAATGTATTTTTTGTACTTCAAAATGGAGCTCTGCAGGCAAGGCTTGTTTTATTGATTGTGTGGCTCCCGGGGACCTTAAGTGTCATACAGAGAACTACCACGGTCAGTGGAACCAgatgtttttaaataaaggagGACAAAAAGTCCAGCCTGAATACTACAGCTCCTTTAATTTCTTTTCCAGCTGCAGCTTCTGGAAAGAAAGCTGCTCATGGAACTTCCCGACGAGGCCCGAGTGGTAGCCGGGCGCTttccactgcccagctggcctcCCACACGTGTGGCTGGGGATGGACTGAATAAAGCCTGGGCCTATGACCTCAAGCAGGTACGGCAAGCCTGGCAGGACAATACGGAAGGAACCTCAGTATAAGAACTGAAGCCGATGGATGCCATTCTTGCCTACTAAGGAAGGTTGGCCCTTTGTTCAGCCAAAGGTCTCTTGAAGTGCCGGTtgcaaagggagcagagaggGAATGGCAACGTGTCAATCTGGCCGGCCAAACCCACGTGATCTGGGCTTCTCCCAATCGCAGTCCTGTCTGGCTGAGGATGCCAGTTCTGGAGATTCCCTTGAGCCGTTGCCCCAAAATGGGGCAGGCTAATTGATGGGGTTTTAATGCACTtacttgttttaatttatttgcaGTGAGCTCTCCCAATATATGCGGTACCTTGGGAAGCGACGTTTTAGGTCTAATTATCACTGAGGCGGTGCCTTTCTGTGTGGCCTTTCTCATTTTGGACAGTAGGGGAGGGCTTACTTGATCCTCTCATGCAAAAAGAaaatccctgcacatagaaagcaGGCAAGTCAGaggctctctacacgagacatcagacacgtgaagaacacgtgtcgggagatgcaaatGTCAGCCGGGAAGggaaatttaaaaagagagagccggcggcagggcaaaggctttgctatactctggagctgtgtgaaggagcggtgaaatgccagaagggaaacgttAGCCCAGTATAACtgctccaggtccaagcctactggaaggcagctccaaccagttccattcctggctgccctctggttgcgatcccacacagtttgactggacaggtgaaattgacagagccttctgggaggggaagatgaaattaacaagccctctgaggagcgatctccgccagctctgtctttttaaactacccttcccggctatcattgcatctccctacacttgaccaacacgTGCCGAGgtgtcttgcgtagagagactgTCAGAGATACGGCTAGAACACTCCTGCCTACCCAGCCAGTTTTCTAGGTGTGGGGTGTCTGTGTGGACAGAGGCATTTCCAGTTGTTCATTCAATCTGATGAGTGGTTGGGGTGTCTCTGTTGCCATAGCAGTAGGGCAGCTTCATCGTTTCTCTGTGTTTAATTGGCCTCTCCCCATACTTGGGACCACCTGAGCACAGGCCCTTCCCAGGAAATGTTGCTACTTACCCTTTGTAGTTTGTAATTAACAGGTTGAGAATGGACTCGGTGGATCAAGTTCAATGTCTCCGTTTGTTTAAAAACAGattattttatatactttaactGTGAGCTTCTTGTAACACACTAGTGGTTCTCTCAGAGAATTACTGAGCTagaaattcattttaaaagaaacagaaaaggttGTGGTTCCTGGGATGCTGAACTGTGCATGAAAATATTGTTTTACTGTGCTTGTGTGATAGAGGTTGCTGAAACCATATATTGTTGCTTTAAAAAGCCACCCCACAAAAACCAAACTCTGCTTTGGAAACCAATGCAAGGGCATAAACTTCAGCAGTAAAGGACAATTGCTTGGAGTATGTTTGGGGGAGGATACAAATATTACATGAGAAAACTGCTTCGGTTTGGACCTCAagaaccaatgtggtgtagtgtaCAGAATCAGAGGAGTGAGCcatgttgcaaaatagtagagtccagtagcatctttaagactaaccaactttattgtggcataagctttcgagaacctcagctctcttcgtcagatgcatcgtcagcttttgagaaccacagctctcttcatcagatgcatcgtcagcttttgagaaccacagctctctttatcagatgcatcgtcagctttcgagaaccacagctctttgtcagatgcatcgtcagcttttgagaaccatagctctcttcatcagatgcatcgtcagcttttgagaaccacagctctcttcgtcagatgcatcgtcagctttcgagaaccacagctctcttcatcagagagcattgtcagttttcgagaaccatatctctcttcgtcagatgcactgtcagctttcgagaacttcagctctcttcatcagatgcattgtcagctttcgagaaccacagctctcttcgtcagatgcattgtcagctttcgagaaccactgctctctttgtcagatgcatcgtcagctttcaagaaccactgctgtcttcgtcagatgcatcgtcagcttttgagaacttcagctttcttcatcagatgcattgtcagctttcgagaaccacagctctcttcatcagatgcatccatgcatctgacgaaaacagctgtgattctcaaaagctgatgatgcatctgacaaagagagctgcggttctcgaaatcttatgctacaataaagttggtcttaaaggtgctactgggctttttactaATGTACAGAATGTTATCCTTATACTAGGAAGTCCCGGGTTCAGATCCCTACTCACCCtcgaagttcactgggtgatctcgGTCCAATCATGGCTTCTTACTCTAACCTCCCTCCACCTCCAGGGCTATTGTGAAGCttaaatggggaggggagacagcgtTAAGAGCTCCTTAAAGGGCAGgatttaaaaatactgaaaaatggTTTTCTCGAACCACTCGTGCCCTGGAGTCCAAAACGTAAGAGCTCCAGCATCACTTTGCGGCAGACTAAGCTGCTTGTCCTCTCGATGGATGTTCTTGGCGGCACCTTCCCATCGCTTTGTGATGCAGAAACTACATGTCGTTGCTCAGATTCCTTTTGGGTCTCAAAATCGGTGGAGCGTCACTAGCTCCAGCACTGAGCACTCGGGGCCCGTCTGTTCCCAGGAGTTTCCTCAGCCTCACAATCTCTTGCTTGTATCTGCAGCCAAAAAACACGCCCCTGTGTGTCAACCCAGTGTATTGGTGGACCCGACAATACTGCCAGGGGCCCAAGACTGACATTCACCAGCCTCCAGGCCAATGGAAAGGGAGCCTGGGActagagcagagggagaggccGGTGAGCAGAGGCACCAGAAACCCGTCTGGGGGCAGCCTTGGGGCTTCTCTCAGCAATGCAGTGCTGGGGCTGAGGGGCTTACAGTGGATTTTGAGACGATACAGCAGGCACTAGCACGGGATTGGCTCTCCAGGGCTCCCTGATTTGCAGGAAGCTTCTAGACTGTACTAGTTGCCTCTCTGTCAGTGGCTCTCTCCAACCAGATGAGTTTCCAGATAGCCACATTAGAccaaagcaaaataaaagggGTCGGGGGGAGGCGCTCATGGCTTCTGTTTGCGGATTCTACTTTAACCAGTGGCCTAACctaggctcagggccaagctagaagtgacgaatgacacttgaacggcaagtgaacagattcacatgtattcctccctgttcacttgcgctctacttatGCTCCACTCGGTcatgcaagtggagcgcaagtgaacggggaggaatacatgtgagggcaaaactacaagtgacgaatgacacttgaacagcaagtggattgagtggagggcaagtgaacagggagaaatgcacttgccgttcaagtgtcattcgtcacttgtagcttggccctaagtctgttcacttgctgttcaagtgtcattcgtcacttctagcttggtcctCAATTTAAACATCACGCAGCCGGATAGCAGATGTTGAGCATGTGGCAGTGCACACACCCAGTATAGGGTTCCAGGTCTCtgtaccctcccagcgggaggcagGGGACCTGGGACTTGCCTGTAGTAGTCCCCTCTCCACACTCCTGGTggggcatgatgacgtcacttccgggaagcgtCGTCATCGCGCCGATTGTGGATGTGCTCCTGCATTTtgtgcagggctaattctggctcgTTTGGGGCCAAGATTGGCCCcagcgaagtgcaggagcacacccgtgcccagcgtgatgacatcacttcaggaagtgacgtcatcgcgccccACGGGGAGCATGTCTCGTGCATGCTTTcccgggttgcctgccagtggtgggcggtTGCTGGGGGGGGTTTGCCACTTCCCACCGATCACCAGCGCTTGGCAGGCAACCGGTAAGCCAAACCCAGCATCtcatttaaaaaattctctgatGCTACACATACTATGTTAGTAAGCTAGCGCAATGCCCGCCTGAGCTTTGGATCTCTGCTGTGCTAACTCTGCACATGGAACAGCCAAGAGCCCACTTTGAACAAGACATGGGACGTACATGGAGGCACTCATAAGTTCTTGCCTGTTAGTTTCGTTTTTAAATTGGTTCCTCAGAGTACCAAGAAGGAGGGAATTGGCGCCTGGCCTGTTTCAGGCACCTAACAGAGCCTGTTCCCCCAAGCAGCCAGAGGGaaggccagcaggggggagggggtgtcaggtCTTTGCATGGGGTGGCCAGAGCATGAGCAAGCTAGGGAAGAGTGCCCTCACCTCACAAGGTGCTTATCCACGTACTCGTGCAGTTCGGCAACCTGCTCTTCTGCTACCGTTGCCCGTGCTAGCAGCTGGCACCTCTCCTTCTCCAGATCTTCCTGCGCAAACACAAGCCGAGAAACAGGAAGGAGGGGAGATGATTGACCCAGTATGAATCTAGGCCACCTTGTAAATGTGTACTATGCCTCGTAGGAAAGATGCACGCATGCTTCAAACGGTATAAACCATTTCCTGCTCCATAATTGAGGGTTTGAATGAGAAAATGTGTGGGTTGACCTTTGTCCAGTAAGCTACTGCGGACTGAGCATGCTCAGACCTCAGCATAGTACGGGAGAGGGTTTCAACACTTGAGCCTTGCAATTGGCTGGGAGTACGGCACCTCTAGATTGGAATGGCCTGGAATAAATATTAGGAGCCTGGCCTTCTGGTTTTTGCCTGGTTAACAGAGCAAGGGCCTCTGCATCTTGGAATCTAGTACACCCTCCAGCCGAGATTCTGGCGTGGCCATCAGCATGTTCATGTATTCTTAAGGTGATGTTTGAAATGTGCATTCTGTATCACTGACATGTCTGTATGTATTTCGTTCTTCTGTTTCTGCAGTTTGCCCTTATGTACCCCTAAATCTGAATAAATTTAGACGCAGCAACATCGAATATTTTGACGTTCATCTATGAGACACGCatagttaaaaaaaatagatacatGCAAAACAAGTTTCACAGCTGTGCTGTTGGTCTGAGCATTTTACCTGTACAGTGTGTGTGAACTCTCGAAGCTGTTTCCTGAGATCTGCCCAGCCCTCCTCATTCAGCATGCTAGGAAGAAAAAATCTGAGTGAAGTGAAACCGGGCTAGGCACACTTAGGATACAGGCTTAGTTCCGAAAACAAAGGTGTCTTCCACACAGGGATGGGATTTTGTGGTTGCAGCTGCATATAAAGCAACGGGGCTTCAACTTGGCAAGTTTCACAGCTGTTTCCCTGTGTCAGTTCCCCAGAAATATCTTGTCAGTTGGAGGGATAACTAACCTACTTTAGTTATTCCATCTAATGCACCAGGAGAGAGTTCTTTTACTCAGGCCACGTTGGTCCAGTGAGAAATGGAGGGGAGGTTTCCTGGAATATCAACTCTGGCCTtaggaaaaaagaagataaaaaCCCTTTCTGCGTTTCTGGACCGCAGTGTCTCGAACTGTAGGGACAGGTGATTTAATGGTAGAGGCATGTGGGGCGGCCGTGGGAAAGTTCTTCTTTGTCCATCTGGGGACTGCTTAAGCAAAATATAGGTCACGGTTGAGGTTTGCGGGATTCTGGCTGTATAGAACGGATGGTATGAATTGAGGAATGCATTGTGCTTTAGGGTATGTGGGACATGGATGATGCGTTGAGGCTGCATGAGCGCCCTCTAGGGGGCACATGAATCATTAAGTCATGGAGAAAGGGAGCTGCATCTTGAGAATTACTAGAAGGAGGAAACGCAACACACGTTTCCCCCTCCACGTCTACGTGtgttatcctgctcttcctccaaggatcttgGGGTGCTGTACATTGTACTCTCCCtcgtccattttatcttcacagcgaCCCTGTGGTGGCAGCTTAGGCTGGGAAGGTGTGTGAGGCCCATGGTCACCCTGTGAACTTTGTAGCAATGCAGGGATTCGAATCCCAGGCTTCACAGATGCTactctgacactctgaccactaccatggtcatagatccagaggagtcagctgtgttagtctgtagttgcaaactagtaaagagtccaatagcacctttaagactaaccaactttattgtagcataagctttcgagaaccacagctcgctttgtcagatgcatcgtcagatgcatctgacaaagagagctgtggttcttgaaagcttatgctgcaataaagttgcatctgacaaagagagctgtggttctt encodes the following:
- the LOC129340663 gene encoding adenine nucleotide translocase lysine N-methyltransferase-like — encoded protein: MDPEDTEQLAAEMRGKTVDGWGLLQIAAGTGLAAYVVWAGILMPGFHKVPLKLQVPYIPASAKQVENVMLLLEGRSGKMVDLGSGDGRIVLEAYRRGFRPAVGYELNPWLLRLSNYRAWKAGCYSKVSYCREDLWKVDLSDCFNVTVFLAPSVLQLLERKLLMELPDEARVVAGRFPLPSWPPTRVAGDGLNKAWAYDLKQVRQAWQDNTEGTSV